A part of Vulpes lagopus strain Blue_001 chromosome 4, ASM1834538v1, whole genome shotgun sequence genomic DNA contains:
- the LOC121489587 gene encoding 40S ribosomal protein S15a-like, with the protein MRQTRSQEVSTWLFPPSLGAATMVRMNVLADALKSINNAEKRGKRHVLIRPCSKVIVRFLTMMMNHGYIGEFEIINDHRAGKIVVNLTGRLNKCGVISPRFDVQLKDPEKWQNNLLPSHQFGFIILTTSAGIMDHKEARQKHTGGIIFLGM; encoded by the coding sequence ATGAGACAAACCAGGAGCCAAGAAGTATCCACGTGGCTCTTTCCACCATCTCTCGGAGCAGCCACAATGGTGCGCATGAATGTCCTGGCAGATGCTCTCAAGAGCATCAACAATgctgaaaagagaggcaaacGCCACGTTCTTATCAGGCCATGCTCCAAAGTCATCGTCCGATTTCTCACTATGATGATGAATCATGGTTACATTGGCGAATTTGAAATCATCAATgatcacagagctgggaaaatTGTTGTGAACCTCACAGGCAGGTTAAACAAATGTGGAGTGATCAGCCCCAGATTTGATGTACAACTGAAAGACCcagaaaaatggcagaataaCCTGCTCCCATCCCACCAGTTTGGTTTCATTATACTGACAACCTCAGCTGGCATCATGGACCACAAAGAAGCAAGACAAAAACACACAGGAGGGATTATTTTTCTAGGGATGTAA